The stretch of DNA CCGGAGAAATGTCCGGTTTGCGGCCAGCCAATTAGGCGCGAAGAATCCGGCGCAATTCATCGTTGTGATAATAAAAAATGCCCGGCGCGCTCTTTAAAACAGCTTTATTATTTTGTTTCCAAACAGGGTTTTGATATTGACGGTTTGGGGCCGAAAATTATAAATGCTTTGTTTGCCCAAGGTTTGATTCAGGACGCGGCTGATCTTTTTTCTTTAAAAGAAGGCGATCTCTTGCCGCTTGAGCGTTTTGCCGAAAAATCGGCTCAAAACGTTATTAAATCCATTGCCGCCAGAAAAGAAGTGGCGCTGGCGCGGTTTATCCGTTCTTTAGGGATTCCCAACGTGGGAGAAGAAACCGCACAAGATTTAGCCGATTGTTTTGGTTCTTTGGCAAAGCTGGAAAAAGCCGAACGCCGGGAATTGGAGAACATTCCTAATATCGGCGAAGCGGTATCTCAAAGCATTTATGATTGGTTTCGCGATCCTTATCGCCAAAAATTCTTAAAAAAAATTCTTAAAAATGTTAAAATAAAAAATGTCAAAATAAAAAAATCCGGTAAATTGAAAGGCCTGATTTTTGTGCTGACCGGAACATTGGAAAGTTTAAGCCGTGAAGAAGCTAAAGCTAAAATTCACGAGCTTTCCGGCAAAGTTTCTGAAATTGTTTCCCAAAAAACCGACTATGTGGTAGTTGGAAAAGAACCGGGGTCAAAACTGGCCAAAGCCGAAAAACTGGGAAAACGGGTGATTATTGAAAGCGAATTTTTAAAAATGATCAAAGATTGAACGCTTATTGTAAAATTTATTTTCTTATGACAGTGCTCCAAGCCTTGAAAATTATAGTCGTTTTGTTTCGGAAAAATTACGCGGTACCCCGTTCCTCCTTCGCTTCGCTCAGGATTTTCCGACCGCTATTTTTCCTCGTAAAACTTCTTAATTTTCAAAGTCTTTCCGCAAGTCAACAAAAACGAATTTTACAATAAGTGTTATATTGTAATATGGACATCAAAAAATTATCCCAATTGGCGCGGATAAAATTAAATAAAAAAGAACAGGAATCTTTCGGTAAAGATTTAGAATCTGTTTTGGGTTACATCGGAAAATTAAAAGAAGCAAAAATAGAAAATGTTCCAGAATTAACTCATATTTTAGCCGCGAAAAACGTTTTTCGCCTTGACGAGGCGCCGGTTGAGTCGT from Candidatus Niyogibacteria bacterium encodes:
- the gatC gene encoding Asp-tRNA(Asn)/Glu-tRNA(Gln) amidotransferase subunit GatC, which gives rise to MDIKKLSQLARIKLNKKEQESFGKDLESVLGYIGKLKEAKIENVPELTHILAAKNVFRLDEAPVESFGNSAELLEAAPEKKKGFVKVKKVFNGQD